TGTCTATGTTTTGTGAATCCTGCTGTCCCTGCTcttcctgcaggagaaacacCCTCACCCTGGTCAGCCGTATGCAGGTCTGCGGCTCTGTGCTTACCTGCCTGACAACCGTGAGGGCAGGAAGGTTTGCAAGCTGCTGGACAAGGCCTTCGAGAAGCAGCTCCTATTTACTGTTGCTACCAATGACAATGGAGAGGATGTGGTTACTACAGCTTCCATCCCACTAAAAACACAACCAGATGGAGGCAGCAGAGTGTAAGTAGATACAACAACCACAGTCCTCCCCCATTGTTTTACTGTCCaatattgttaaaataaaattttatatatatatatatatatatatatatatatatatatatatatatatatatatatatatatatatatatatatatatatatatattatagtaCTACAGTAAAAATCCTCATAGCAGGGGATGAAAAGGCAGTGAGAGACAGATTCTAAGTCTAAGTCTTGCTTTATATTTTATCAGCACTTCCCAGTTTACACAGTTCCATCAGAGTTAAATAAGCGTGTGATGGCTCTCCGTCTCAAAATCTGTCGATGCCTGTGTCTGTGGACACACGCTGACAAAATTTGGGACAAAAATCGGGAGTTGATTCAATAGCCCTGCAGCCACTAGTCCATTACATAAGAACAAAGAGATGAACTGTAATGCTAATGTGTTGGCCTCTCTCACCTCCAAATATACACAGAGGATGTTtgtgcacacactcatacaaactGATTGCATCTCTTCTAACATCCACCACTCATGTCCATTGGATCTTATCATCTATCAGTATTGATAATTTTCCCAGATATTCATTGttattgatagccaaatttAGCCCAAAATGTCCTATTAATATTGCAGTCTTGTAAC
This is a stretch of genomic DNA from Acanthopagrus latus isolate v.2019 chromosome 19, fAcaLat1.1, whole genome shotgun sequence. It encodes these proteins:
- the dtx3l1 gene encoding E3 ubiquitin-protein ligase DTX3L1 isoform X2 translates to MYSTHTGCQPQGQVTSVILHRDLPGFPDDNTLQLSYIFPDGIQTEKHPHPGQPYAGLRLCAYLPDNREGRKVCKLLDKAFEKQLLFTVATNDNGEDVVTTASIPLKTQPDGGSRVDGYPDSDYLKTVRMLLKNKGIE